The stretch of DNA ATGGAAAGAGGTTTATTACCAGCTTGGCCGCAATCAACACTCACCACTTTCTGATGACGAATTTCTAAGAGCTCATTGGATACTATATTTTCAATATTCTCGTAGAAAAGGAGACGACTATATAAAGTTTTTACTGAATAAATTCTCTGCAAAGAATATATTTGATAAGCAGGTAATTGCGATTGAGGAAGAAATTCCAGATTCTACGGATACTGAAGTTGAAGAATACGACGATGATATTCCGCAATTTGCAGATGATGATACAGTCATAACAATAAGCAAGCTTGAACCGAATGAAATTGCAGCTTATGTTAATAGTTTGAAAGACGTAGCAAAATACTGGTTTCAATCCTACTTTCCGGAATTCAGTGATTTAACTTATAAAGAAAAGATTTGGTTAGAGCGTCTTAATCGAGTTGGAATTGGATATTTTAGACCACTTGTTACTGCGGCGCTTGCATTAAATTCAAGTGTTTCTTCTGATGAACGTGTTGATTTATTTCGTGCTATTGAACGTTTTATCTTTTTATCTTTCCGAATGGCAGCTTTTCAATCAAGTTATAAAAGTAGTGATTATTACAGAAAATCTCGTAATTTATATACGGGAGCTCTGGCAATTAGCGAAGTTACAAAATCTTTGATAGAAACAGCTAATAAAGATATGGATTATGCAATTAAAACCTTTATGACTCGAATTGATAAGCGATTTTCTAACGGTGACGGATTTTATGGTTGGCGTGATTTACGCTATCTTCTATTCGAATATGAATTTGATAGAGCTGAACAAACTGGCATTGAAAAGCTTGGCTGGGCACCGTTTACAAAAGTGGAAAAAGACAAAGTTACGATTGAGCATATATTGCCTCAGACACCAACAAAATGGTATTGGAGGAATCAGTTCCGCCAATTTACGGATGATGAAATCAAAATATTATCAGGTTCCCTTGGGAATCTTCTGCCATTATCGCAGAGTGTAAATTCTGCTTTACAGAATGATAGTTTTGAAGATAAGAAAGTATCAAAGGCAAATGGACGTCGTGGTTATGAATATGGTTCACACTCTGAAATTGAAGTGTCACATGAATCCGATTGGGATGCCGGACGTATCTTGGAACGTGGTATGAAAATGCTGAGGTTCATTGAGAAGCGCTGGGATATACGCTTTAAAGATCAAGAACAAATGATAGAGTTGCTTCACATTTCGTTTGTAAATGATGAACGTGAGGATGTCCCAGAAATAGATAGAACAGAATTTGATGAAACAAATGGCGCTGCAACTGGGATTAAGGAATTATCAGAACGTCATTTGCTAAGGATGGATTTTTGGACACATTTCGTTCGGTATTGTCAAGAAAACGGACGGGGCGAAGATATTGCTACTCGGAAGCCATCGCATGATGATTGGTATGATGTAGCAGTTGGTAGCCCTGATTATCATATTTTCTTCCAGCTCTTTAGAAAGAAAACACTGCGAATTGGGATTTATGTATATCGTCCTGAATATTTTTCTAAGCTTGAAGCAAGAAAGACTGAAATTGAAAGCATATTTGGTGCTCCTCTAGAGTGGTATACGAGCAGGGAAAAAAGCATTGCCAAGAGAATCCTTTACTCAGAAGAACGAGATATTCACAACTCTGAATTGTATCAGCAGCATTTTGAATGGCTCATCAATCACTTTGATAAGCTTAAAAAAGCTCTTGACACAACCGTTTAATGATGGGAGGGAAAACTGATTGATTGGTGCAATCATTGGGGATATAGTTGGTTCTCGATTTGAATTTAATAATCATC from Bacillus xiapuensis encodes:
- a CDS encoding DUF4268 domain-containing protein, with translation MSELQSLSELYQNKLFRIPDYQRGYAWKKSQLADFWDDVMNLQEDRYHYTGLLSLKAVPKSETKSWANDRWLLESGYKAYHVVDGQQRLTTFSILVNEIVSFVKNLECNVDKSEDEIVLCYQSLKSLRSKYISQKRPPQDLITTYLFGYEEDNPSADYLIFKVYEEPYSGAVNETYYTQNLKYTKNFFADCLEKLYTDEGIEGIEALFRKLTLQLMFNIHEIEDDYDVFVAFETMNNRGKKLTNLELLKNRLIYLTTLYDDSQLDVMDKAELRKQINDAWKEVYYQLGRNQHSPLSDDEFLRAHWILYFQYSRRKGDDYIKFLLNKFSAKNIFDKQVIAIEEEIPDSTDTEVEEYDDDIPQFADDDTVITISKLEPNEIAAYVNSLKDVAKYWFQSYFPEFSDLTYKEKIWLERLNRVGIGYFRPLVTAALALNSSVSSDERVDLFRAIERFIFLSFRMAAFQSSYKSSDYYRKSRNLYTGALAISEVTKSLIETANKDMDYAIKTFMTRIDKRFSNGDGFYGWRDLRYLLFEYEFDRAEQTGIEKLGWAPFTKVEKDKVTIEHILPQTPTKWYWRNQFRQFTDDEIKILSGSLGNLLPLSQSVNSALQNDSFEDKKVSKANGRRGYEYGSHSEIEVSHESDWDAGRILERGMKMLRFIEKRWDIRFKDQEQMIELLHISFVNDEREDVPEIDRTEFDETNGAATGIKELSERHLLRMDFWTHFVRYCQENGRGEDIATRKPSHDDWYDVAVGSPDYHIFFQLFRKKTLRIGIYVYRPEYFSKLEARKTEIESIFGAPLEWYTSREKSIAKRILYSEERDIHNSELYQQHFEWLINHFDKLKKALDTTV